From Onychomys torridus unplaced genomic scaffold, mOncTor1.1, whole genome shotgun sequence, one genomic window encodes:
- the LOC118575689 gene encoding vomeronasal type-1 receptor 4-like — protein sequence MTNHRMDFWNLTIKIILLSETTAGILGNFSLLYYYQVHYAESKLKPTHLIYMHLMAANTLIILSTGVLNTMAAFGLKQFLSNSACTLILYIQRVGRSVSIATTCLLSVFQVITISHKECCFKEKVKASKYIGCSIALLWFLYMLINVIFPVYPLIKRNSKNLTRKRDFGYCSIVGSDEINDSLYSALVVCPEIFFSLLMAWSSGSMIVLLYRHKQRMQYIHSIHGSSRICFESKATQRILALVSIFLSFYTLSSILQGCVALLYNHSWWLVNIICLTSLGFPCFAPFVHINRYSVVPRPSLVWIRNKISNSYFRYVNDMFFCGIQVFTLPSLSQGQYRK from the coding sequence ATGACCAATCACAGAATGGACTTCTGGAATCTGACCatcaaaatcattttattgtcAGAAACTACagctggaattctgggaaatttctctcttctttactACTATCAAGTTCACTATGCAGAAAGCAAATTAAAGCCTACACATTTGATTTACATGCACTTAATGGCAGCCAACACTTTGATCATTCTCTCTACAGGAGTGCTAAATACAATGGCAGCTTTTGGATTGAAGCAGTTTTTAAGCAATTCTGCATGTACATTAATTTTGTACATTCAAAGAGTTGGCAGGAGTGTGTCCATTGCCACTacctgcctcttgagtgtcttCCAAGTCATCACCATCAGTCATAAGGAATGCTGCTTTAAGGAAAAAGTCAAAGCTTCAAAGTACATTGGCTGCTCCATTGCCCTCCTCTGGTTTTTGTACATGCTGATAAATGTCATTTTCCCTGTGTACCCCCTTATTAAAAGGAATAGTAAAAATCTGACAAGGAAACGAGATTTTGGATACTGTTCCATTGTAGGGAGTGATGAAATCAATGACTCTCTCTATTCAGCACTGGTGGTGTGCCCTGAAATCTTCTTTTCTTTGCTCATGGCCTGGTCCAGTGGCTCCATGATTGTCCTTCTGTACAGACACAAGCAGAGGATGCAATACATCCATAGCATTCATGGTTCCAGTAGAATCTGCTTTGagtccaaagctacccagagaatcTTAGCCTTGGtgtctatctttctgtctttttatactctctcctccatcttacaAGGCTGTGTTGCTCTTTTGTATAATCACAGTTGGTGGCTGGTGAACATCATTTGCCTCACTTCCCTGGGTTTTCCTTGTTTTGCACCATTTGTTCATATAAATCGTTATTCAGTAGTACCTAGACCCAGTTTGGTCTGGATAAGAAATAAGATCTCTAATTCTTATTTTAGGTATGTAAATGATATGTTTTTTTGTGGTATCCAGGTGTTTACTCTGCCATCTCTCTCACAAGGACAGTACAGAAAGTGA